A region from the Crocosphaera sp. UHCC 0190 genome encodes:
- the fusA gene encoding elongation factor G, whose protein sequence is MARNIPLERVRNIGIAAHIDAGKTTTTERILFYTGIAHKLGEVHEGTATMDWMAQEQERGITITAAAITTSWLDHRVNIIDTPGHVDFTIEVERSMRVLDGVIAVFCSVGGVQPQSETVWRQADRYQVPRIAFVNKMDRTGANFFKVYQQIQERLRTKAVPIQIPIGSETEFHGIVDLVRMRAKIYQDDLGQNIEDTEIPAELLEQAQEYRSQLIEAVAESDESLLEKYLEGEELTEAEIKRGLRKGTLDRSIVPLLCGSAFKNKGVQLLLDAVVDYLPSPLDVPAIKGLLPNGEEDSRHASDDEPFAALAFKIAADPYGRLTFMRVYSGVLEKGSYVYNSIKEQKERVSRLIILKSNDRIEVDELRAGDLGAAIGLKNTTTGDTLCDEDHPIILESLYVPEPVISVAVEPKTKQDMEKLSKALQALADEDPTFRVSIDPETNQTVIAGMGELHLEILVDRMLREYKVEATVGQPQVAYRETIRQSSDAEGKYIRQSGGKGQYGHVVIHLDPGEPGSGFEFVSKIVGGVIPKEYIAPAEQGMKEACESGIVAGYPMIDLKATLVDGSFHDVDSSEMAFKIAGSMAIRNAVNKASPVILEPMMKVEVEVPEDFLGDVMGDLNARRGQIEGMNSEDGLATVSANVPLAEMFGYATDIRSKTQGRGIFSMEFSHYAEVPRNVAEAIIAKNKGNA, encoded by the coding sequence GTGGCACGTAATATCCCGCTGGAGAGGGTGCGAAATATTGGCATTGCTGCCCATATAGACGCGGGCAAGACAACAACAACAGAACGAATCCTCTTCTACACAGGAATTGCTCATAAGCTCGGTGAAGTCCATGAAGGTACAGCGACTATGGACTGGATGGCCCAAGAACAGGAGCGGGGTATCACCATTACTGCGGCTGCCATTACCACCAGTTGGTTGGATCATCGAGTAAACATCATTGATACCCCTGGTCACGTCGACTTTACCATCGAAGTTGAACGTTCTATGCGGGTTTTAGATGGGGTAATTGCTGTTTTTTGTTCAGTGGGAGGTGTCCAGCCTCAATCAGAAACGGTATGGCGGCAAGCCGATCGCTATCAAGTTCCACGAATTGCCTTTGTCAACAAGATGGATCGCACGGGAGCCAACTTTTTCAAAGTTTATCAGCAGATTCAGGAGCGACTGAGAACCAAGGCGGTTCCTATTCAAATTCCCATCGGTAGTGAAACGGAATTCCATGGCATTGTGGATTTAGTGCGGATGCGAGCCAAAATTTATCAAGATGATTTAGGTCAAAATATTGAAGATACTGAGATCCCAGCCGAACTCTTAGAACAAGCTCAAGAATATCGCAGCCAACTCATTGAAGCCGTTGCTGAAAGCGATGAAAGCCTACTGGAGAAGTATCTAGAAGGGGAAGAATTAACGGAAGCAGAAATCAAGCGGGGCTTACGCAAAGGAACCCTAGATCGCTCCATTGTCCCCCTATTGTGCGGCTCTGCCTTTAAAAATAAGGGAGTACAACTGCTGCTTGATGCGGTGGTAGATTATTTGCCCTCCCCCTTAGATGTTCCCGCCATCAAGGGACTGCTGCCCAACGGAGAAGAAGACAGTCGCCATGCCTCCGATGATGAGCCATTTGCCGCCCTGGCCTTTAAAATTGCCGCTGATCCCTATGGGCGATTAACCTTTATGCGGGTTTATTCAGGGGTTTTGGAAAAAGGCAGTTATGTCTACAATTCCATCAAAGAGCAGAAAGAAAGAGTTTCCCGTCTGATCATTCTCAAATCCAATGATCGTATTGAAGTTGATGAATTGCGGGCGGGAGACTTAGGGGCCGCCATTGGCCTCAAAAATACCACCACTGGGGATACCCTGTGCGATGAAGACCATCCTATTATTTTGGAATCCCTCTACGTCCCCGAACCTGTTATTTCTGTGGCCGTAGAACCCAAAACCAAACAGGATATGGAAAAACTCTCCAAAGCCTTACAGGCCTTGGCTGATGAAGATCCCACCTTCCGCGTCAGTATTGACCCCGAAACCAACCAAACCGTAATCGCCGGGATGGGAGAACTTCACCTGGAAATCTTGGTAGATCGGATGTTGCGAGAATATAAAGTCGAAGCAACCGTCGGTCAACCCCAAGTCGCCTACCGTGAAACCATTCGCCAGTCCTCTGATGCGGAAGGGAAGTATATTCGTCAGAGTGGTGGTAAGGGTCAATATGGTCACGTGGTGATTCACTTAGACCCTGGAGAACCTGGCAGCGGGTTTGAGTTCGTCTCCAAAATTGTCGGGGGTGTCATTCCTAAAGAATACATTGCCCCCGCTGAACAAGGGATGAAAGAGGCCTGTGAATCGGGCATTGTGGCAGGTTATCCTATGATCGATCTCAAGGCAACTTTGGTCGATGGTTCTTTCCACGATGTTGACTCATCAGAAATGGCCTTTAAAATTGCGGGGTCAATGGCCATTCGCAATGCGGTTAACAAAGCTTCGCCAGTCATCCTAGAACCCATGATGAAAGTTGAGGTCGAAGTCCCAGAAGATTTCTTAGGAGATGTGATGGGAGATCTTAACGCTCGTCGGGGTCAAATCGAAGGGATGAACTCCGAAGACGGACTGGCCACAGTTTCTGCAAACGTTCCTCTCGCAGAAATGTTTGGTTACGCGACCGATATCCGGTCAAAAACCCAAGGCCGGGGGATCTTCTCAATGGAATTTAGCCATTACGCAGAAGTCCCTCGCAATGTCGCTGAGGCGATAATCGCTAAAAACAAAGGGAACGCATAA